The Brachyhypopomus gauderio isolate BG-103 chromosome 12, BGAUD_0.2, whole genome shotgun sequence genome window below encodes:
- the srsf7b gene encoding serine/arginine-rich splicing factor 7 isoform X1, protein MSRYSRHGGETKVYVGNLGTGAGKGELERAFGYYGPLRTVWIARNPPGFAFVEFEDPRDAEDAVRGLDGKVICGTRVRVELSTGMPRRSRYDRPPTRRPFDPNDRCYECGEKGHYAYDCHRYSRRRRSRSRSRSRSRSRGRRYSRSHSRSRSRGRRSRSFSPRRSHSGSARRSRTGTPRRSRSRSRSRSASRARSRSGSVGRSRSASAARSRSKSRASPQKQSRSYSRSPGRSKSPEKDD, encoded by the exons ATGTCAAGATACAGTCGGCACGGAGGAG AGACTAAAGTTTACGTGGGTAACCTGGGCACTGGTGCAGGGAAGGGAGAGCTTGAGAGAGCGTTCGGGTATTACGGGCCGTTGAGAACTGTGTGGATCGCTAGGAACCCGCCTGGGTTTGCCTTTGTGGAGTTTGAAGATCCCAGAGATGCAGAGGACGCCGTCCGTGGCCTCGATGGCAA AGTGATCTGTGGTACTCGTGTGCGAGTGGAGTTATCGACCGGAATGCCGCGCCGCTCACGTTACGACCGCCCGCCCACCCGTCGCCCCTTTGACCCCAACGACCGCTGCTACGAATGCGGTGAGAAGGGGCACTATGCCTACGACTGTCACCGCTACAGTCGTCGCCGGCGAAGCAG GTCTCGTTCACGCTCTCGCTCGCGTTCTCGCGGGAGGAGGTATTCGCGTTCCCACTCTCGCAGCCGGAGCAGGGGCAGGAG GTCTAGATCCTTCTCCCCTCGCCGTTCACACTCTGGTTCAGCCCGTCGGTCTAGGACCGGCACGCCCCGGAGGTCCAG GTCCCGCTCAAGGTCCCGCTCTGCGTCTCGTGCCAGGAGCAG ATCGGGCTCAGTTGGGAGATCTAGGTCTGCTTCCGCAGCCAGaag CCGTTCCAAATCTAGAGCTTCTCCTCAGAAACAAAG TCGCTCCTACTCTCGAAGTCCTGGCAGAAGCAAGAGCCCAGAAAAAGATGACTGA
- the srsf7b gene encoding serine/arginine-rich splicing factor 7 isoform X2: MSRYSRHGGETKVYVGNLGTGAGKGELERAFGYYGPLRTVWIARNPPGFAFVEFEDPRDAEDAVRGLDGKVICGTRVRVELSTGMPRRSRYDRPPTRRPFDPNDRCYECGEKGHYAYDCHRYSRRRRSRSRSRSRSRSRGRRYSRSHSRSRSRGRRSRSFSPRRSHSGSARRSRTGTPRRSRSRSRSRSASRARSRSGSVGRSRSASAARSRSYSRSPGRSKSPEKDD; this comes from the exons ATGTCAAGATACAGTCGGCACGGAGGAG AGACTAAAGTTTACGTGGGTAACCTGGGCACTGGTGCAGGGAAGGGAGAGCTTGAGAGAGCGTTCGGGTATTACGGGCCGTTGAGAACTGTGTGGATCGCTAGGAACCCGCCTGGGTTTGCCTTTGTGGAGTTTGAAGATCCCAGAGATGCAGAGGACGCCGTCCGTGGCCTCGATGGCAA AGTGATCTGTGGTACTCGTGTGCGAGTGGAGTTATCGACCGGAATGCCGCGCCGCTCACGTTACGACCGCCCGCCCACCCGTCGCCCCTTTGACCCCAACGACCGCTGCTACGAATGCGGTGAGAAGGGGCACTATGCCTACGACTGTCACCGCTACAGTCGTCGCCGGCGAAGCAG GTCTCGTTCACGCTCTCGCTCGCGTTCTCGCGGGAGGAGGTATTCGCGTTCCCACTCTCGCAGCCGGAGCAGGGGCAGGAG GTCTAGATCCTTCTCCCCTCGCCGTTCACACTCTGGTTCAGCCCGTCGGTCTAGGACCGGCACGCCCCGGAGGTCCAG GTCCCGCTCAAGGTCCCGCTCTGCGTCTCGTGCCAGGAGCAG ATCGGGCTCAGTTGGGAGATCTAGGTCTGCTTCCGCAGCCAGaag TCGCTCCTACTCTCGAAGTCCTGGCAGAAGCAAGAGCCCAGAAAAAGATGACTGA
- the sos1 gene encoding son of sevenless homolog 1 isoform X2 — MQAAQFQYDFFSEENAPKWRGLLVPSLNKVLNQVHPKLSSQEEALQYIEELILLLLSMLCQAQPRTVQDVAERVQKSFPHPIDKWAIADAQAAIEKRKRRNPLALPVDKIHPLLKEVLGYKIDHQVSVYIVAVLEYISADILKLAGNYVRNIRHYEISQQDISVAMCADKVLMDMFHQDEEDISRFPLMDEEPCASEEQTYYDLVKAFMAEVRQYLRDLNLIIKVFREPFATNVMLFSHHDVESIFSRIVDIHEVTLKLLGLIEDTVEMTDEGSPHPLVGSCFEDLAEELAFDPYETYAQDILRPGFHDHFLSQLSKPGAAFYLQSICEGFKEAVQYVLPRLILTPVYHCLHHFEILKQLEEKSEDEEDKECLKQAITALLNLQSSMERICSKSLAKRRLSESACRFYSQQKGKHLAIKKMNEIQRNIDGWEGKDIGQCCNEFIMEGTLTRVGAKHERHIFLFDGLMICCKSNHGQPRLPGASAAEYRLKEKFFMRKVQINDKDDKEGEYRHAFEIILKDGNSVVFSAKSAEEKNGWMAALISLQYRSTLERMLDTAMFQEEKEEQMRLPGAETYRFAQPDSEENVVFEENVQSRSGIPVIKAGTVLKLIERLTFHMYADPNFVRTFLTTYRSFCKPQELLDLLMERFEIPEPKPTEADQMAMENGDQPLSAELKRFRKEFVQPVQLRVLNVCRHWVEHHFYDFERDAQLLRRLEEFISMVRGKAMRKWVESITKIIQRKKQAQANGPSHNITFESSPPPIEWHLSKPGQTDQFDLMTLHPIEIARQLTLLESDFYRAVQPSELVGSVWTKEDKELNSPNLLRMIRHTTNLTLWFEKCIVETENLEERVAVVSRVIEILQVFQELNNFNGVLEVVSAMNSSPVYRLDHTFEQIPSRQRKILEEAHELSEDHYKKYLAKLRSINPPCVPFFGIYLTNILKTEEGNPDFLKRHGKELINFSKRRKVAEITGEIQQYQNQPYCLRVEGDIRKFFENLNPMEDMMEKEFADHLFNKSLEIEPRNARSLPRFHKKYSCPLKSPGVRPSSSRPGPMRHPTPLQNEPRKISYSRIPDSETESSAASAPNSPRTPLTPPPASAASSSTDNCNVFDSPHCPSSPFHSRSSSVSSMVSFHRSTDDTPIPPPVPPRRRPDSAPAESSPSKMVSKHLDSPPAIPPRQPTGKVYSPRYSVTERTSVSEPPDSPPTLPPREPVRTPDVFSSSPLLLQPPPQGRRSEQSHFFPASTFPPLPPQTPSPLGPRKHLPSPPPDGETPQSSAGPPLPPRLSASQATIPKLPPKTYKREPASVHRDGPPLLENANPS; from the exons gtgcTAAACCAGGTACACCCTAAGCTGTCGTCTCAGGAGGAGGCTCTGCAGTACATTGAGGAGCTGATTCTGCTGCTACTGAGCATGCTCTGTCAGGCCCAGCCTCGCACCGTCCAGGACGTGGCG GAGCGAGTCCAGAAGAGTTTCCCTCACCCCATCGATAAGTGGGCCATCGCCGATGCCCAGGCAGCCattgagaagaggaagaggaggaacccTTTAGCTTTGCCTGTGGATAAGATCCATCCACTTCTGAAG GAGGTACTAGGCTATAAGATTGATCACCAGGTCTCTGTGTACATTGTGGCGGTGTTGGAGTACATCTCCGCAGACATCTTAAAGCTAGCTGGAAACTACGTACGAAACATACGGCACTATGAGATCTCGCAGCAGGACATCAGTGTGGCCATGTGCGCCGATAAG GTGCTGATGGACATGTTCCATCAGGACGAGGAGGACATTAGCAGATTTCCCCTAATGGACGAGGAGCCCTGTGCGTCCGAGGAGCAGACCTACTACGACCTGGTGAAGGCCTTCATGGCCGAGGTGCGCCAGTACCTGAGGGACCTCAACCTCATCATCAAGGTGTTCCGGGAGCCTTTTGCCACCAACGTCATGCTCTTCTCTCACCAC gaTGTGGAGAGCATCTTCAGCCGTATAGTGGACATCCACGAGGTGACCCTGAAGTTGCTGGGCCTGATCGAGGACACGGTGGAGATGACGGACGAGGGGAGCCCTCACCCGCTGGTCGGCAGCTGCTTCGAGGACCTGGCGGAG GAGCTGGCCTTTGACCCTTACGAGACGTACGCTCAGGACATCCTGCGGCCCGGCTTCCATGACCACTTCCTCAGTCAGCTGTCCAAGCCCGGTGCAGCTTTCTACCTCCAG TCGATATGTGAAGGCTTCAAAGAGGCTGTGCAGTATGTTCTACCACGCCTGATCCTCACCCCGGTCTACCACTGTCTCCACCACTTTGAGATCCTCAAG CAACtggaggagaagagtgaggatgaggaggataaAGAGTGTTTGAAACAGGCCATCACTGCCCTGCTTAACCTGCAGAGCAGCATGGAGAGGATCTGTTCCAAAAGCCTGGCGAAGAGGCGGCTCAG cgAGTCAGCCTGCCGATTCTACAGTCAGCAGAAGGGCAAGCACCTGGCCATCAAGAAGATGAACGAGATCCAGAGGAACATCGATGGCTGGGAGGGCAAGGACATCGGGCAGTGCTGCAACGAGTTCATCATGGAGGGCACGCTCACGCGCGTGGGGGCCAAGCACGAGCGCCACATCTTCCTCTTCGACGGCCTCATGATCTGCTGCAAGTCCAACCACGGCCAGCCGCGCCTGCCCGGAGCCAGCGCAGCGGAGTACAGGCTGAAGGAGAAGTTCTTCATGCGCAAG GTCCAGATCAACGACAAGGACGATAAGGAGGGCGAGTACCGGCACGCCTTCGAGATCATCCTGAAGGACGGCAACAGCGTGGTGTTCTCCGCCAAGTCGGCGGAGGAGAAGAATGGCTGGATGGCGGCGCTCATCTCGCTGCAGTACCGCTCCACGCTGGAGCGCATGCTGGACACCGCCATGTtccaggaggagaaggaggagcagATGCGCTTGCCCGGCGCCGAGACCTACCGCTTTGCCCAGCCCGACTCGGAGGAGAACGTGGTGTTTGAGGAGAACGTGCAGTCCAGGTCGGGCATCCCCGTCATCAAGGCCGGCACGGTCCTGAAGCTGATCGAGAGGCTCACCTTCCACATGTATGCAG ATCCCAATTTTGTGCGAACATTCCTCACCACCTACAGGTCGTTCTGCAAACCCCAGGAGCTCCTGGATCTGCTCATggagag atTTGAAATTCCAGAGCCCAAACCCACAGAGGCTGATCAGATGGCCATGGAGAATGGAGACCAGCCCCTCAGTGCAGAGCTCAAACGCTTCCGCAAAGAGTTTGTCCAGCCCGTGCaactcag GGTGTTAAACGTCTGTCGCCACTGGGTGGAGCACCACTTCTACGACTTTGAGAGGGACGCCCAGCTGCTCCGTCGGCTGGAGGAGTTCATCAGCATGGTCCGAG GCAAGGCCATGAGAAAGTGGGTGGAGTCCATCACCAAGATCATCCAGCGGAAGAAGCAGGCGCAAGCCAACGGTCCGAGCCACAACATCACCTTCGAGAGTTCGCCGCCCCCCATCGAGTGGCACCTCAGCAAACCAGGCCAGACTGACCAGTTTGACCTCATGACCCTGCACCCCATCGAAATCGCACGCCAGCTCACGCTCCTGGAGTCGGACTTCTACAG GGCTGTGCAGCCATCGGAGCTGGTGGGCAGTGTTTGGACGAAGGAGGACAAGGAGCTGAACTCGCCCAACCTGCTGCGCATGATCCGACACACCACCAACCTCACGCTTTGGTTCGAGAA GTGCATTGTGGAGACGGAGAACCTGGAGGAGCGCGTAGCCGTGGTGTCCCGCGTTATCGAGATCCTGCAGGTCTTTCAGGAACTCAACAACTTCAACGGTGTGCTGGAGGTGGTCAGTGCCATGAACTCGTCCCCGGTCTACCGTCTTGACCACACGTTTGAG CAAATACCAAGCAGACAGCGAAAGATCTTAGAAGAGGCCCATGAACTCAGTGAGGACCATTATAAGAAGTATCTGGCCAAACTCAGGTCTATTAACCCCCCATGTGTGCCCTTCTTTG GGATCTACTTGACGAATATTCTGAAAACGGAAGAGGGCAACCCCGACTTCCTGAAGCGCCATGGCAAAGAGCTCATCAACTTCAGCAAGAGGCGGAAAGTGGCGGAGATCACCGGCGAGATCCAGCAGTACCAGAACCAGCCGTACTGTCTGCGAGTGGAGGGAGACATTCGG AAGTTCTTCGAGAACCTGAACCCCATGGAGGACATGATGGAGAAGGAGTTTGCCGACCATCTCTTCAACAAGTCGCTGGAGATCGAGCCCCGCAACGCGCGCTCCCTGCCGCGATTC CACAAGAAGTACAGCTGCCCGCTGAAGTCGCCGGGCGTGAGGCCGTCGTCCAGCCGCCCGGGTCCCATGCGCCACCCGACGCCCCTGCAGAACGAGCCGCGCAAGATCAGCTACAGCCGCATCCCCGACAGCGAGACGGAGAGCAGCGCGGCGTCGGCGCCCAACTCCCCCCGCACGCCCCTCACGCCCCCCCCCGCCTCCGCCGCCTCCAGCTCCACGGACAACTGCAACGTCTTCGACTCGCCACACTGCCCGTCCAGCCCCTTCCACTCCA gGTCGTCATCAGTGTCCTCCATGGTGAGTTTCCACAGGAGCACAGACGACACCCCCATCCCTCCCCCCGTCCCGCCCCGACGCCGCCCTGACTCCGCCCCTGCCGAGTCCTCACCCTCGAAG ATGGTGTCGAAGCACTTGGACAGTCCTCCGGCCATCCCCCCGAGACAGCCAACCGGGAAGGTCTACTCGCCCCGCTACTCCGTCACAGAGCGCACCTCCGTGTCGGAGCCGCCCGACAGCCCGCCCACGCTGCCGCCCCGGGAGCCCGTGCGCACGCCAGACGTGTTCTCCAGCTCGCCGCTGCTCCTGCAGCCACCGCCACAGGGCCGGCGCAGCGAACAGAGCCATTTCTTCCCGGCGTCCACCTTCCCCCCCCTGCCCCCGCAGACGCCTTCGCCCCTGGGGCCGCGCAAGCACCTGCCGTCCCCGCCCCCGGACGGCGAGACGCCGCAGAGCTCGGCCGGCCCCCCGTTGCCCCCCCGTCTCAGCGCCTCGCAGGCCACCATCCCCAAACTGCCCCCCAAGACCTACAAACGAGAGCCGGCGTCTGTGCACCGAGACGGCCCGCCGCTCCTGGAGAACGCCAACCCGTCGTAA
- the gemin6 gene encoding gem-associated protein 6 yields MSEWCDMIPQEWHKYVNQEVKITARDKQQHEGWVFTVDPVSASVVLVTFPEAGGACVTVVLGHAVKEVQVIRGGDDEIARRLTSLFMPSGCQTFTSQKLKERKDNLRAWLEKNLVPVTDDGEVLRVANVLTISAPYGVEQCISSNEIILARVQSLVQSNPEAESVQ; encoded by the exons ATGAGTGAATGGTGTGATATGATACCGCAGGAATGGCACAAGTATGTAAATCAAGAGGTAAAGATTACAGCGCGTGATAAACAGCAGCATGAAGGGTGGGTCTTCACCGTGGACCCCGTCTCTGCAAG TGTGGTCCTTGTGACCTTTCCGGAGGcggggggtgcgtgtgtgacGGTGGTGCTGGGCCACGCCGTGAAAGAGGTGCAGGTCATCAGGGGCGGAGACGATGAGATCGCCAGGCGTCTGACGTCTCTCTTCATGCCTTCTGGGTGCCAGACCTTCACCTCACAGAAGCTCAAGGAGCGTAAGGACAACCTGCGTGCGTGGCTGGAGAAGAACCTTGTTCCCGTTACAGACGATGGAGAAGTTCTGCGAGTGGCCAACGTTCTCACCATCAGCGCCCCCTATGGTGTGGAACAGTGCATTAGCAGCAATGAAATAATCCTGGCGAGAGTGCAGAGTCTTGTTCAGAGCAACCCAGAAGCGGAGAGCGTGCAGTGA
- the sos1 gene encoding son of sevenless homolog 1 isoform X1: MQAAQFQYDFFSEENAPKWRGLLVPSLNKVLNQVHPKLSSQEEALQYIEELILLLLSMLCQAQPRTVQDVAERVQKSFPHPIDKWAIADAQAAIEKRKRRNPLALPVDKIHPLLKEVLGYKIDHQVSVYIVAVLEYISADILKLAGNYVRNIRHYEISQQDISVAMCADKVLMDMFHQDEEDISRFPLMDEEPCASEEQTYYDLVKAFMAEVRQYLRDLNLIIKVFREPFATNVMLFSHHDVESIFSRIVDIHEVTLKLLGLIEDTVEMTDEGSPHPLVGSCFEDLAEELAFDPYETYAQDILRPGFHDHFLSQLSKPGAAFYLQSICEGFKEAVQYVLPRLILTPVYHCLHHFEILKQLEEKSEDEEDKECLKQAITALLNLQSSMERICSKSLAKRRLSESACRFYSQQKGKHLAIKKMNEIQRNIDGWEGKDIGQCCNEFIMEGTLTRVGAKHERHIFLFDGLMICCKSNHGQPRLPGASAAEYRLKEKFFMRKVQINDKDDKEGEYRHAFEIILKDGNSVVFSAKSAEEKNGWMAALISLQYRSTLERMLDTAMFQEEKEEQMRLPGAETYRFAQPDSEENVVFEENVQSRSGIPVIKAGTVLKLIERLTFHMYADPNFVRTFLTTYRSFCKPQELLDLLMERFEIPEPKPTEADQMAMENGDQPLSAELKRFRKEFVQPVQLRVLNVCRHWVEHHFYDFERDAQLLRRLEEFISMVRGKAMRKWVESITKIIQRKKQAQANGPSHNITFESSPPPIEWHLSKPGQTDQFDLMTLHPIEIARQLTLLESDFYRAVQPSELVGSVWTKEDKELNSPNLLRMIRHTTNLTLWFEKCIVETENLEERVAVVSRVIEILQVFQELNNFNGVLEVVSAMNSSPVYRLDHTFEQIPSRQRKILEEAHELSEDHYKKYLAKLRSINPPCVPFFGIYLTNILKTEEGNPDFLKRHGKELINFSKRRKVAEITGEIQQYQNQPYCLRVEGDIRKFFENLNPMEDMMEKEFADHLFNKSLEIEPRNARSLPRFHKKYSCPLKSPGVRPSSSRPGPMRHPTPLQNEPRKISYSRIPDSETESSAASAPNSPRTPLTPPPASAASSSTDNCNVFDSPHCPSSPFHSNSDSIFAPVSLPHGPRSSSVSSMVSFHRSTDDTPIPPPVPPRRRPDSAPAESSPSKMVSKHLDSPPAIPPRQPTGKVYSPRYSVTERTSVSEPPDSPPTLPPREPVRTPDVFSSSPLLLQPPPQGRRSEQSHFFPASTFPPLPPQTPSPLGPRKHLPSPPPDGETPQSSAGPPLPPRLSASQATIPKLPPKTYKREPASVHRDGPPLLENANPS; the protein is encoded by the exons gtgcTAAACCAGGTACACCCTAAGCTGTCGTCTCAGGAGGAGGCTCTGCAGTACATTGAGGAGCTGATTCTGCTGCTACTGAGCATGCTCTGTCAGGCCCAGCCTCGCACCGTCCAGGACGTGGCG GAGCGAGTCCAGAAGAGTTTCCCTCACCCCATCGATAAGTGGGCCATCGCCGATGCCCAGGCAGCCattgagaagaggaagaggaggaacccTTTAGCTTTGCCTGTGGATAAGATCCATCCACTTCTGAAG GAGGTACTAGGCTATAAGATTGATCACCAGGTCTCTGTGTACATTGTGGCGGTGTTGGAGTACATCTCCGCAGACATCTTAAAGCTAGCTGGAAACTACGTACGAAACATACGGCACTATGAGATCTCGCAGCAGGACATCAGTGTGGCCATGTGCGCCGATAAG GTGCTGATGGACATGTTCCATCAGGACGAGGAGGACATTAGCAGATTTCCCCTAATGGACGAGGAGCCCTGTGCGTCCGAGGAGCAGACCTACTACGACCTGGTGAAGGCCTTCATGGCCGAGGTGCGCCAGTACCTGAGGGACCTCAACCTCATCATCAAGGTGTTCCGGGAGCCTTTTGCCACCAACGTCATGCTCTTCTCTCACCAC gaTGTGGAGAGCATCTTCAGCCGTATAGTGGACATCCACGAGGTGACCCTGAAGTTGCTGGGCCTGATCGAGGACACGGTGGAGATGACGGACGAGGGGAGCCCTCACCCGCTGGTCGGCAGCTGCTTCGAGGACCTGGCGGAG GAGCTGGCCTTTGACCCTTACGAGACGTACGCTCAGGACATCCTGCGGCCCGGCTTCCATGACCACTTCCTCAGTCAGCTGTCCAAGCCCGGTGCAGCTTTCTACCTCCAG TCGATATGTGAAGGCTTCAAAGAGGCTGTGCAGTATGTTCTACCACGCCTGATCCTCACCCCGGTCTACCACTGTCTCCACCACTTTGAGATCCTCAAG CAACtggaggagaagagtgaggatgaggaggataaAGAGTGTTTGAAACAGGCCATCACTGCCCTGCTTAACCTGCAGAGCAGCATGGAGAGGATCTGTTCCAAAAGCCTGGCGAAGAGGCGGCTCAG cgAGTCAGCCTGCCGATTCTACAGTCAGCAGAAGGGCAAGCACCTGGCCATCAAGAAGATGAACGAGATCCAGAGGAACATCGATGGCTGGGAGGGCAAGGACATCGGGCAGTGCTGCAACGAGTTCATCATGGAGGGCACGCTCACGCGCGTGGGGGCCAAGCACGAGCGCCACATCTTCCTCTTCGACGGCCTCATGATCTGCTGCAAGTCCAACCACGGCCAGCCGCGCCTGCCCGGAGCCAGCGCAGCGGAGTACAGGCTGAAGGAGAAGTTCTTCATGCGCAAG GTCCAGATCAACGACAAGGACGATAAGGAGGGCGAGTACCGGCACGCCTTCGAGATCATCCTGAAGGACGGCAACAGCGTGGTGTTCTCCGCCAAGTCGGCGGAGGAGAAGAATGGCTGGATGGCGGCGCTCATCTCGCTGCAGTACCGCTCCACGCTGGAGCGCATGCTGGACACCGCCATGTtccaggaggagaaggaggagcagATGCGCTTGCCCGGCGCCGAGACCTACCGCTTTGCCCAGCCCGACTCGGAGGAGAACGTGGTGTTTGAGGAGAACGTGCAGTCCAGGTCGGGCATCCCCGTCATCAAGGCCGGCACGGTCCTGAAGCTGATCGAGAGGCTCACCTTCCACATGTATGCAG ATCCCAATTTTGTGCGAACATTCCTCACCACCTACAGGTCGTTCTGCAAACCCCAGGAGCTCCTGGATCTGCTCATggagag atTTGAAATTCCAGAGCCCAAACCCACAGAGGCTGATCAGATGGCCATGGAGAATGGAGACCAGCCCCTCAGTGCAGAGCTCAAACGCTTCCGCAAAGAGTTTGTCCAGCCCGTGCaactcag GGTGTTAAACGTCTGTCGCCACTGGGTGGAGCACCACTTCTACGACTTTGAGAGGGACGCCCAGCTGCTCCGTCGGCTGGAGGAGTTCATCAGCATGGTCCGAG GCAAGGCCATGAGAAAGTGGGTGGAGTCCATCACCAAGATCATCCAGCGGAAGAAGCAGGCGCAAGCCAACGGTCCGAGCCACAACATCACCTTCGAGAGTTCGCCGCCCCCCATCGAGTGGCACCTCAGCAAACCAGGCCAGACTGACCAGTTTGACCTCATGACCCTGCACCCCATCGAAATCGCACGCCAGCTCACGCTCCTGGAGTCGGACTTCTACAG GGCTGTGCAGCCATCGGAGCTGGTGGGCAGTGTTTGGACGAAGGAGGACAAGGAGCTGAACTCGCCCAACCTGCTGCGCATGATCCGACACACCACCAACCTCACGCTTTGGTTCGAGAA GTGCATTGTGGAGACGGAGAACCTGGAGGAGCGCGTAGCCGTGGTGTCCCGCGTTATCGAGATCCTGCAGGTCTTTCAGGAACTCAACAACTTCAACGGTGTGCTGGAGGTGGTCAGTGCCATGAACTCGTCCCCGGTCTACCGTCTTGACCACACGTTTGAG CAAATACCAAGCAGACAGCGAAAGATCTTAGAAGAGGCCCATGAACTCAGTGAGGACCATTATAAGAAGTATCTGGCCAAACTCAGGTCTATTAACCCCCCATGTGTGCCCTTCTTTG GGATCTACTTGACGAATATTCTGAAAACGGAAGAGGGCAACCCCGACTTCCTGAAGCGCCATGGCAAAGAGCTCATCAACTTCAGCAAGAGGCGGAAAGTGGCGGAGATCACCGGCGAGATCCAGCAGTACCAGAACCAGCCGTACTGTCTGCGAGTGGAGGGAGACATTCGG AAGTTCTTCGAGAACCTGAACCCCATGGAGGACATGATGGAGAAGGAGTTTGCCGACCATCTCTTCAACAAGTCGCTGGAGATCGAGCCCCGCAACGCGCGCTCCCTGCCGCGATTC CACAAGAAGTACAGCTGCCCGCTGAAGTCGCCGGGCGTGAGGCCGTCGTCCAGCCGCCCGGGTCCCATGCGCCACCCGACGCCCCTGCAGAACGAGCCGCGCAAGATCAGCTACAGCCGCATCCCCGACAGCGAGACGGAGAGCAGCGCGGCGTCGGCGCCCAACTCCCCCCGCACGCCCCTCACGCCCCCCCCCGCCTCCGCCGCCTCCAGCTCCACGGACAACTGCAACGTCTTCGACTCGCCACACTGCCCGTCCAGCCCCTTCCACTCCA ACAGCGACAGCATTTTTGCCCCTGTTTCTCTGCCTCATGGTCCAC gGTCGTCATCAGTGTCCTCCATGGTGAGTTTCCACAGGAGCACAGACGACACCCCCATCCCTCCCCCCGTCCCGCCCCGACGCCGCCCTGACTCCGCCCCTGCCGAGTCCTCACCCTCGAAG ATGGTGTCGAAGCACTTGGACAGTCCTCCGGCCATCCCCCCGAGACAGCCAACCGGGAAGGTCTACTCGCCCCGCTACTCCGTCACAGAGCGCACCTCCGTGTCGGAGCCGCCCGACAGCCCGCCCACGCTGCCGCCCCGGGAGCCCGTGCGCACGCCAGACGTGTTCTCCAGCTCGCCGCTGCTCCTGCAGCCACCGCCACAGGGCCGGCGCAGCGAACAGAGCCATTTCTTCCCGGCGTCCACCTTCCCCCCCCTGCCCCCGCAGACGCCTTCGCCCCTGGGGCCGCGCAAGCACCTGCCGTCCCCGCCCCCGGACGGCGAGACGCCGCAGAGCTCGGCCGGCCCCCCGTTGCCCCCCCGTCTCAGCGCCTCGCAGGCCACCATCCCCAAACTGCCCCCCAAGACCTACAAACGAGAGCCGGCGTCTGTGCACCGAGACGGCCCGCCGCTCCTGGAGAACGCCAACCCGTCGTAA